One segment of Triticum aestivum cultivar Chinese Spring chromosome 2A, IWGSC CS RefSeq v2.1, whole genome shotgun sequence DNA contains the following:
- the LOC123184621 gene encoding SOSS complex subunit B homolog, which yields MEVKLKDLVPAATNTVNTTFIVVDKAPRPAQANAHGREETCPSLVADETAAVHFLLWGTECDAFEPGDIVRLTNGIFSYHRGNNLFLRAGKRGRVEKVGEFTMMFVETPNMSEVRWGPDPGDPRKMVQEAVVSPYSQVFKPLH from the coding sequence ATGGAGGTGAAGCTCAAGGACCTCGTCCCGGCAGCGACTAACACAGTGAACACGACGTTCATCGTGGTCGACAAGGCGCCCCGCCCGGCCCAGGCAAACGCGCACGGCAGGGAggagacatgcccatcactagtgGCTGATGAGACGGCGGCGGTGCATTTCCTTCTGTGGGGCACCGAGTGCGATGCCTTCGAGCCTGGGGACATCGTGCGGCTCACGAATGGCATCTTCTCGTACCACAGGGGCAACAACCTGTTCTTGCGCGCCGGCAAGCGAGGACGAGTGGAGAAGGTGGGCGAGTTCACCATGATGTTCGTCGAGACGCCCAACATGAGCGAGGTGAGGTGGGGGCCCGATCCAGGCGACCCAAGGAAGATGGTGCAGGAGGCTGTCGTGTCGCCCTACTCCCAAGTCTTCAAGCCGCTGCACTGA